In Gossypium raimondii isolate GPD5lz chromosome 12, ASM2569854v1, whole genome shotgun sequence, a single window of DNA contains:
- the LOC105764104 gene encoding exocyst complex component SEC15B: MQSTRSRRKVAPAAADGGDSGDKLEQLLLSSAICNGEDLGPFVRKVFASGRPDTLLHHLRHFARSKESEIEEVCKSHYQDFILAVDDLRSLLSDVDSLKSSLSDSNSRLQSVGGPLLSSLDSFVEAQNASKNVNSALQSVILCIKLTELCLRANLHLSNGSFYMALKCLDSIENEFQDKTPSSTLKRMLERKIPEIRSHIERKISKEFGDWLVDIRVVSRNLGQLAIGQASAARQREEDLRIKQRQAEEQSRLSLRGCVYALEEDDDDGGLGGDENDGYSNGNNGSFGFDLTPLYRAYHIHQTLGLEERFKQYYFENRKLQLTSDFQVSSMTPFLESHQTFFAQIAGFFIIEDRILRTGGGLVSKMEVENLWETAVSKMCSVLEDQFSRMQTANHLLLIKDYVSLLGVTLRRYGYPVDALLNVLSKHRDKYHELLLSDCRKQIAEALAADKFEQMLMKKEYEYSMNVLSFQLQASDIVPAFPYVAPFSSTVPDCCRIVRSFIEDSVSFMSFGGQLDFYDVVKKYLDRLLGEVLDGALLKLISSSVHGVSQAMQVAANMAVLERACDFFFRHAAQLSGIPLRMVERGRKQFPLSKARDAAEDMLSGMLKRKVDGFMTLIENVNWMTDEASQGGNEYVNEVIIYLETLVSTAQQILPPQVLKRVLQDVISHISEKIVGALFGDSVKRFNVNAIMGIDVDIRLLESFADNLSPVFSEGDTNQLKNALAESRQLVNLLLSNHPENFLNPVIREKSYNALDYRKVVTISEKLRDSSDRLFGTFGSRGAKQNPKKKSMDALIKRLKDVS, encoded by the coding sequence ATGCAGTCAACGAGGTCGCGCCGTAAAGTAGCGCCAGCAGCTGCTGATGGCGGCGACTCCGGCGACAAATTGGAACAACTCCTACTTTCCTCCGCCATCTGTAACGGCGAGGACCTCGGTCCTTTTGTCCGCAAAGTGTTCGCTTCTGGAAGGCCTGATACCCTCCTCCATCACCTTCGTCACTTCGCTCGTTCAAAAGAATCGGAAATCGAAGAAGTTTGCAAATCTCACTACCAAGATTTCATCCTCGCCGTCGATGATCTTCGATCTCTTCTCTCCGATGTCGATTCTCTCAAATCCTCTCTCTCCGACTCCAACTCAAGGCTCCAATCAGTCGGCGGTCCTCTCCTTTCTTCCCTTGATTCCTTTGTCGAAGCTCAAAATGCTTCCAAGAACGTAAACTCCGCTTTGCAATCGGTAATTTTGTGTATTAAGCTGACGGAGCTTTGCTTAAGAGCAAATCTTCATCTCTCAAACGGCAGTTTCTATATGGCGTTGAAGTGCTTAGACTCGATCGAGAACGAGTTCCAAGATAAAACACCTTCGTCTACTTTAAAAAGGATGTTGGAGAGGAAGATTCCAGAGATTCGATCTCACATCGAGAGAAAAATCAGTAAAGAGTTCGGCGATTGGCTCGTTGATATTCGCGTGGTGAGCCGCAATTTAGGGCAATTAGCAATCGGACAAGCCTCGGCTGCCAGGCAACGCGAAGAAGATCTGAGAATCAAGCAAAGGCAAGCCGAAGAACAGAGTCGACTCAGCTTGAGAGGTTGCGTATACGCTTTAGAAGAAGATGACGACGACGGTGGACTCGGAGGAGACGAGAACGACGGTTATAGTAACGGTAATAACGGATCGTTTGGATTTGATTTGACTCCTCTATATAGAGCTTATCATATTCATCAAACTTTAGGACTCGAAGAACGATTTAAGCAGTATTATTTTGAGAATAGGAAGCTTCAATTAACGTCGGATTTTCAAGTTTCTTCTATGACCCCATTTCTTGAATCTCATCAAACATTTTTTGCCCAAATTGCGGGGTTTTTTATCATAGAAGATCGCATTTTAAGGACAGGTGGGGGTTTGGTTTCCAAAATGGAAGTTGAGAATTTATGGGAGACTGCTGTTAGTAAAATGTGCTCGGTTTTAGAGGATCAGTTTTCTAGAATGCAAACTGCTAATCACTTGTTACTGATTAAGGATTATGTGAGTCTGTTAGGAGTTACTTTGCGTAGGTATGGCTACCCTGTTGATGCATTGCTTAATGTTTTAAGTAAGCATAGGGATAAGTACCATGAGTTGTTATTATCTGATTGTCGGAAGCAGATTGCGGAAGCTCTTGCTGCTGATAAATTTGAGCAGATGTTGATGAAGAAGGAGTACGAGTACTCGATGAATGTGCTATCTTTCCAGTTACAAGCATCGGATATTGTTCCAGCATTTCCTTATGTTGCGCCATTTTCATCTACTGTGCCTGATTGTTGTCGGATTGTGAGATCTTTTATTGAGGATTCTGTTAGTTTTATGTCTTTTGGTGGGCAGTTGGATTTCTATGATGTTGTAAAGAAGTATTTGGACCGGCTTTTGGGTGAGGTTTTGGATGGGGCTCTTTTGAAGCTGATTAGTTCATCTGTCCATGGGGTTTCTCAGGCAATGCAGGTTGCAGCAAATATGGCAGTTTTGGAGCGGGCTTGTGATTTCTTCTTTCGTCATGCTGCACAGCTTTCTGGCATTCCTTTGAGAATGGTAGAAAGGGGTAGGAAGCAGTTTCCTCTTAGCAAAGCCCGTGATGCTGCAGAAGACATGCTGTCTGGGATGCTCAAGAGAAAGGTTGATGGTTTCATGACTTTGATCGAGAATGTGAACTGGATGACCGACGAAGCTTCGCAGGGTGGTAATGAATATGTGAATGAGGTCATAATATATTTGGAAACTTTGGTTTCTACTGCACAACAGATATTGCCTCCTCAAGTTCTTAAAAGAGTTTTACAAGATGTAATTTCTCACATATCAGAGAAGATCGTCGGGGCTTTATTTGGAGACTCGGTGAAGAGGTTTAATGTAAATGCTATTATGGGGATTGATGTGGATATTCGGTTGTTAGAATCTTTTGCGGATAACCTATCACCTGTGTTTTCTGAAGGGGATacaaatcaattgaaaaatGCACTTGCAGAGTCAAGGCAGTTGGTCAATTTGCTTTTGAGCAATCATCCAGAGAATTTTCTGAACCCAGTAATTAGAGAGAAGAGTTACAATGCCCTGGACTACAGGAAAGTTGTGACAATTTCAGAGAAGTTAAGGGATTCGTCAGATCGGCTATTTGGAACCTTTGGGAGCAGGGGTGCCAAGCAGAATCCAAAGAAGAAATCTATGGATGCATTGATAAAAAGACTCAAGGATGTGAGCTGA